A segment of the Campylobacter anatolicus genome:
ACGTCGCGTTTAGTTTTTTACCATTTAAACTCGCTTTTATTACTCCACTAAGTGTGTTTATATCGGTGTTTAAGCTATCAAGTTTATTATTTTTCACGCTTATTTTACCCTTTGCTTTGATACTACCGTTTAGCTTTTGTCCTATTATGCTTTGTAAATTTGCTAGATTTTGTACATCTACGTCAAAGTCGCTTGTAAGCTCATTTTTGGCGATATTATAAGTGGAACTTGTAGTTTTTAAATTCAATATTTCAGATAAAAGCATACTCTTTGCATTTACCATATCGCCGTTTATATCGACATTTATTGCACTTTTAAATTTTAAATCCTTTGATAAACTAATATTATGTTTTTTTGCTATTAAATTTGAGTTTAAAGTGCCATCGTAGAGTAAAATTTCTGCTATTCCATTTGGTTTGCCATTATTTTCATTTATGTTTGCAGTTATGTCAAGCAAAGCATTTGCATAGTTTGGCTGATTGGCTAATGCTAGGGCTTCTGAGAGATTTAGCTTTTTGGCGTTTATGTTTAAGGTGAGTGGTTTATACTCTTTTAAATTTACGTTAAAATCAGCATTTGAGCCAAGTGCCGTGCCTGCACCATTTATGTTTAGATCATTTAGTTTACCGACTATCGTGCCATTTAAATTTATAGGATTTTTAAGGTTTAAATTTGCTGATTTTAGATTATTTGCTAAAATGTTGTAATTTAGATTTAAATTTTGTGAAAAAACAGAGAATTTACCATTTAAGTTCACAGTTATTTCGCCGTTTATGATCGCAACAGTATCAATACTATTTAGTCCAAGCATAAATTTAGAAAAGCTTAGCTCTACGCCGTTTTCTTTGGCTTTATTCTGCAATAAATTTGCTATCATAGTGTTACCGCTGCTAGTAAAAATAAGGCCTATCGCAAATCCAAGCACTATTAGTAGTGCCACCAAAATATATATGATTTTTTTCATTTTTTACCTTTCATTTAGTATTTTATATCATAAAACTTTAGTCCTATACGCTAAAGATTGTAATAAATTTTATAAAAATCATTGACTTTTATATCAAAAAATGCTATTATTTCATCACTCAAAAATAAAGAGTGCTAAATTCAATGAAAATTAACCATAAAGGATGAACAAATGAATTTTCAACCATTAGGAAAACGCGTTCTAGTTGAGCGTGTGGAAGAGACCAAAACCACAGCTTCAGGCATCATTATACCTGATAATGCTAAAGAGAAACCTTTAAGTGGTGAAGTAAAAGCAATAGGTGCTGAGGTGGAAGGTATAAAAGTTGGCGATAAAGTTGTATTCGCAAAGTATGCAGGAACCGAGATAAATTTAGATGATAAGGCATACCTTGTACTAAATACTGATGATGTTTTAGGTATAATTAAATAAATTAATAATTAAGGAAAGACAAATGGCAAAAGAAATTTTTTATTCAGATGATGCTAGAAATAAGCTATATGAAGGTGTTCGCAAACTAAATGATGCTGTTAAAGTTACGATGGGACCACGCGGTAGAAATGTGCTTATTCAAAAAAGCTTTGGTGCTCCAACTATCACAAAAGATGGCGTGAGTGTAGCTAAAGAGGTAGAACTAAAAGATACGATAGAAAATATGGGTGCAAACCTAGTTCGTGAAGTAGCTAGTAAGACAAACGACCAAGCAGGCGATGGCACTACTACTGCAACAGTTTTAGCTCATGCTATATTTAAAGAAGGGCTTAGAAACGTTACTGCTGGAGCAAATCCAATAGAGATAAAACGTGGTATGGATAAAGAGGTGGCAGCACTTGTTGAAGAGCTAAAAAATATCTCTAAAAAAGTATCTGGCTCAAAAGAGATCGCACAAATCGCTACAATATCGGCAAATTCAGACGAAAGTATTGGTAAGCTAATTGCTGATGCGATGGAGAAAGTCGGCAAAGATGGCGTTATAACAGTTGAGGAGGCAAAATCAATACAAGATGAGTTAAATGTAGTTGAGGGTATGCAGTTTGACCGTGGTTATTTAAGCCCATATTTCATCACAAACCCTGAAAAAATGCAAGTTGAGCTAAGCAATCCATTTATATTGCTTTTTGATAAAAAGATTACAAATTTAAAAGATTTATTACCAGTTTTAGAGCAAATTCAAAAGACAGGTAAGCCTCTTTTAATTATCGCAGAGGATATTGAAGGTGAGGCATTAGCGACACTTGTTGTAAATAAACTTCGTGGCGTTTTAAATATCTCAGCTGTTAAAGCACCTGGGTTTGGCGACCGCAGAAAGGCTATGCTTGAAGATATCGCTATCTTAACAGGCGGCGAGGTAATCAGCGAAGAGCTAGGTAGAACGCTTGAGGGTGCTACGATAAATGACTTAGGACAAGCATCAAGCGTTGTGATAGATAAAGATAATACAACTATTGTAAATGGTGCTGGTGAGAAGGCAGCGATAGATGCTAGAATAAATCAGATAAAAGCTCAAATCGCTGAGACTACAAGTGATTATGATAAAGAAAAATTACAAGAGCGTTTAGCTAAGCTAAGTGGTGGTGTTGCAGTTATTAAAGTAGGTGCTGCAACTGAGACTGAGATGAAAGAGAAAAAAGACCGTGTAGATGATGCTTTAAGTGCTACACGTGCAGCCGTAGAAGAGGGTATCGTAGTCGGTGGTGGCTCAGCTCTTATTGTCGCTTCAAAACGTGTGAAACTTGAACTAAAAGGTGATGAGGCGATCGGTGCTGAGATAGTTCGCCGTGCATTGCGTGCACCACTTCGCCAGATCGCTGAAAACGCTGGTTTTGATGCTGGTGTGGTTGCAAATGTGATAGAGACAAGTGATGATACAAATTGCGGCTTTAATGCTATTAATGGAGAGTATGTGAATATGTTTGAAGCAGGTATTATTGATCCTGTTAAAGTTGAGCGTGTAGCACTTCAAAACGCCGTATCTGTGGCTAGTTTATTGCTAACTACAGAGGCTACTATAAGTGAACTAAAAGAGGATAAACCGCTTCCAGCGATGCCTGATATGGGCGGAATGGGCGGCATGGGTGGAATGATGTAGTCCATTTTGTGCTTTAAATTTGACCTACCATTTGGTGGGTCAAACTATTTAAAAATCATTATTAAAATCTCCAAAATATACAAAAATTCAAAAAAGAAAGCGATTTTATTTTAATTATATTTAATTAATTTTCTGTTATTATCATTTAATTATTTTTTATTTTATAGGCTTTTAAATTTATGAAATACGATGAAATTTTTAGAGAGTATGATATACGTGGCATTTTTGAAAAAGATTTAAACGAAACGAGTGTAAAAGCCATTGGTGTTGGACTTGGTCGCAAGATGGTTGAGCTTGGTGTAAAGACGCTAAGTGTGGGCTATGATGCACGTCTTAGTGCTAGTGAGCTTTTTAAATTTTTATTAAGCGGATTAAATAACGTTGGCGGGATAAAAATTTATGATATAGGGTTGTTACCTACGCCTGTGGGATATTTTAGTGTGTATGCTGATTATTTTGACGCGAACATAATGATAACTGGCTCACATAACCCAAAAGAGTATAATGGCTTTAAGATTACTATAAAAAAAGATAGCTTTTTTGGGGTTGATTTGCAAATTTTAAAAGCTACGGTTAATGAAATAATCGTAAGTAAAATGGCTATACCTGATGACATAGAGTGCGAAAAATTTGATATTTTAAGCCATTACGTGGAGTTTTTTGTAAAAGAATTTAAAGCGTTAAGAGAGTATAAAAAGCCATTTGTGATTGATTGTGCTAATGGTGCGGTAGGTGTTTCGCTCATGCCTATTGCTCAAAGACTTGGATTAAACGCTAAGATTTTGTATCCACAGCCTGATGGCAACTTCCCTAACCACCATCCAGACCCAAGCGAAAAAGAGAATTTAAAGGATATTTTTGAGTGTATTAAAAGTGGTGAGTGTGAGCTTGGATTTGGTTTTGATG
Coding sequences within it:
- the groES gene encoding co-chaperone GroES translates to MNFQPLGKRVLVERVEETKTTASGIIIPDNAKEKPLSGEVKAIGAEVEGIKVGDKVVFAKYAGTEINLDDKAYLVLNTDDVLGIIK
- the groL gene encoding chaperonin GroEL (60 kDa chaperone family; promotes refolding of misfolded polypeptides especially under stressful conditions; forms two stacked rings of heptamers to form a barrel-shaped 14mer; ends can be capped by GroES; misfolded proteins enter the barrel where they are refolded when GroES binds), whose product is MAKEIFYSDDARNKLYEGVRKLNDAVKVTMGPRGRNVLIQKSFGAPTITKDGVSVAKEVELKDTIENMGANLVREVASKTNDQAGDGTTTATVLAHAIFKEGLRNVTAGANPIEIKRGMDKEVAALVEELKNISKKVSGSKEIAQIATISANSDESIGKLIADAMEKVGKDGVITVEEAKSIQDELNVVEGMQFDRGYLSPYFITNPEKMQVELSNPFILLFDKKITNLKDLLPVLEQIQKTGKPLLIIAEDIEGEALATLVVNKLRGVLNISAVKAPGFGDRRKAMLEDIAILTGGEVISEELGRTLEGATINDLGQASSVVIDKDNTTIVNGAGEKAAIDARINQIKAQIAETTSDYDKEKLQERLAKLSGGVAVIKVGAATETEMKEKKDRVDDALSATRAAVEEGIVVGGGSALIVASKRVKLELKGDEAIGAEIVRRALRAPLRQIAENAGFDAGVVANVIETSDDTNCGFNAINGEYVNMFEAGIIDPVKVERVALQNAVSVASLLLTTEATISELKEDKPLPAMPDMGGMGGMGGMM
- a CDS encoding phosphomannomutase/phosphoglucomutase, coding for MKYDEIFREYDIRGIFEKDLNETSVKAIGVGLGRKMVELGVKTLSVGYDARLSASELFKFLLSGLNNVGGIKIYDIGLLPTPVGYFSVYADYFDANIMITGSHNPKEYNGFKITIKKDSFFGVDLQILKATVNEIIVSKMAIPDDIECEKFDILSHYVEFFVKEFKALREYKKPFVIDCANGAVGVSLMPIAQRLGLNAKILYPQPDGNFPNHHPDPSEKENLKDIFECIKSGECELGFGFDGDGDRIAVITPKHNIKGDELAYLYALNMKNPRVLGEVKCSQNMYDEIAKIGEVFMGKTGHSNIKKMMKELNVDLAAEVSGHIFFKERYFGFDDALYAMMRVLELVHKGFDLDAELDKMPPVFSTDEIKIKVSEESKFKIVEELKNSIKSGYHELPKILNIIEIDGIRIQFEEGWALVRASNTTPVIVTRFEAKNEKFLQELQSKFKNLLCAIIK